A DNA window from Mastomys coucha isolate ucsf_1 unplaced genomic scaffold, UCSF_Mcou_1 pScaffold21, whole genome shotgun sequence contains the following coding sequences:
- the Dchs1 gene encoding protocadherin-16, producing MQKELSVALSCPAMKSLRTLLPLLVLLGATVPGSWGQAGSLDLQIDEEQPAGTLIGDISAGLPPGTAPPPMYFISAQEGSGVGTDLAIDEHSGVVRTARVLDRERRDRYRFTAVTPDGATVEVTVRVADINDHAPAFPQARAALQIPEHTALGTRYPLEPARDADAGRLGTQGYALSGDGAGETFRLETRPGPGGAPVPELVIAGELDRENRSHYMLQLEAYDGGSPPRRAQALLDVTLLDINDHAPAFNQSRYHAVVSESLAPGSPVLQVFASDADAGANGAVTYEINRRQSEGDGPFSIDAHTGFLRLERPLDFEQRRVHELVVQARDGGAHPELGSAFVTVHVRDANDNQPSMTVIFLSADGSPRVSEAAPPGQLVARISVSDPDDGDFAHVNVSLEGGEGHFALSTQDSVIYLVCVARRLDREERDVYNLRVTATDSGSPPLRAEAAFVLHVTDVNDNAPAFDRQLYRPEPLPEVALPGSFVVRVTARDPDQGTNGQVTYSLAPGTHTHWFSIDPTSGIITTAATLDYELEPQPQLIVVATDGGLPPLVSSATVSVALQDVNDNEPQFQRTFYNASLPEGTQPGTCFLQVTATDADSGPFGLLSYSLGAGLGASGSPPFRIDAHSGDVCTTRTLDRDQGPSSFDFTVTAIDGGGLKSMVYVKVFVADENDNPPQFYPREYAASLSAQSTPGTAVLRVHAHDPDQGPHGRLSYHILAGNSPPLFALDAHSGLLTVAWPLGRRASSVVQLEIGAQDGGGLQAEPTARVNISIVPGTPTPPIFEQLQYVFSVPEDVAPGTSVGIVQAHNPPGRLGPVTLTLSGGDPRGLFSLDSPSGLLKTLRPLDRELLGPVLELEVQAGSGIPPVFAVARIRVLLDDVNDNSPAFPTPEDTVLLPQNTAPGTPVYTLRALDPDSGANSRVTFSLLAGGDGLFTVDPTTGHVRLMGPLGPPGGPAHELEVEARDGGSPPRTSHFRLRVVIQDLGIHGLAPRFDSPTYRVDLPSGTTTGTQILQVQAQAPDGSPVTYHLAADGASNPFGLESQSGWLWVRTALDRESQELYTLKVMAVSGSKAELGQQTGTATVRVIILNQNEHSPRLSEGPTFLAVAENQPPGTSVGRVFATDRDSGPNGRLTYSLQQLSEDSKAFRIHPQTGEVTTLQTLDREQQSSFQLLVQVQDGGSPPRSATGTVHVAVLDLNDNNPTFLQASGAAGGGLPVQVPDRVPPGTLVTTLQAKDPDEGENGTILYTLTGPGSELFSLHPHTGELHTAASLVRAERPHYVLTLSAHDQGSPPRSASLQLLVQVLPSTRMVESPDLIEADSAAATVPVVLTVTAAEGLRPGSLLGSVAPQEPASVGVFTYTLVGGADPEGTFALDSASGRLYLARPLDFEAGPAWRALTVRAEGPGGAGARLLRVQVRVQDENEHAPAFARDPLALALPENPDPGATLYTFRASDADGPGPNSDVRYRLLRQEPPVPALRLDARTGALSAPRGLDRETTPALLLLVEATDRPANASRRRAARVSARVFVTDENDNAPVFASPSRVRLPEDQPPGPAALHVVARDPDLGEAARVSYRLAAGGDGHFRLHATTGALSVVRPLDREQRAEHVLTVVALDHGSPPRSSTQLLTVSVVDVNDEAPAFPQQEYNVILRENSPPGTSLLTLKATDPDLGANGQVTYGGVSGESFSLDPNTGVLTTLRALDREEQEEINLTVYARDRGLPPLLTHVTVRVTVEDENDHTPTFGNTHLSLEVPEGQDPQTLTTLRASDPDGGLNGQLQYRILDGDPSGAFVLDLTSGEFGTMRPLDREVEPAFQLQIEARDGGQPALSATLLVTVTVLDANDHAPAFPVPSYSVEVPEDAPVGTLLLQLQAHDPDDGDNGRVMYYLGAGTAGAFLLEPTSGELSTATALDREHCASYTFSVTAVDGAAAGPLSTTVPITITVRDVNDHAPAFPTSPLRLRLPRPGPSLNKPTLALATLRAEDRDAGANASILYRLAGTPPPGTTVDSYTGEIRVARSPAALGPRDRVLFIVATDLGRPARSATGVVIVGIQGEPERGPRFPRASNEAVLRENAPPGTPVISPKAVHSGGSNGPITYSILSGNERGIFSIQPSTGAITVRSAEGLDFETSPRLRLVLQAESGGAFAFSVLTLTLQDANDNAPRFLRPHYVAFLPESRPLEGPLLQVEADDLDQGSGGQISYSLAASQPARGLFHVDPATGTITTTAILDREIWAETRLVLMATDRGSPALVGSATLTVMVIDTNDNRPTIPQPWELRVSEDALLGSEIAQVTGNDVDSGPVLWYVLSPSGPQDPFSIGRYGGRVSLTGPLDFEQCDHYHLQLLAHDGPHEGHANLTVLVEDVNDNVPTFSQSLYQVMMLEHTPPGSAILSVSATDRDSGANGHISYHLASPAEGFRVDPNNGTLFTTVGAMALGHEGPGVVDVVLEARDHGAPGRTAQATVHVQLKDQNDHAPSFTLPHYRVAVSEDLPPGSTLLTLEATDADGSRTHATVDYSIISGNRGRVFQLEPRLAEVGDSVGPGPQALGCLVLLEPLDFESLTQYNLTVAAADRGQPPRSSAVPVTVTVLDVNDNPPVFTRASYRVTVPEDMPVGAELMHVEASDADPGPYGLVRFTLSSGDPLGLFELDENSGALRLARPLDCETQAQHQLVVQAADPAGTHFALVPVTVEVQDVNDHGPTFPLSLLSTSLAENQPPGTLVTTLHAIDGDAGTFGRLRYSLLEVVSGPEGREAFSLNSSTGELRARVPFDYEHTGSFRLLVGAADAGNLSASVTVSVLITGEDEYDPVFMAPSFHFQVPEGAQRGHSLGHVQATDEDGGADGLVLYSLTTSSPYFGINQTTGALYLRVDSRAPGSGTTTSGGGGRTRREAPRELRLEVVARGPLPGSRSATVPVTVDITHTALGLAPDLNLLLVGAVAASLGVVVVLALAALVLGLVRARSRKAEAAPGPMSQTAPIASSSLQKLGREPPSPPPSEHLYHQTLPSYGGPGAGGPYPRGGSLDPSHSSGRGSAEAAEDDEIRMINEFPRVASVASSLAARGPDSGIQQDADGLSDTSCEPPAPDTWYKGRKAGLLLPGAGATLYREEGPPATATAFLGGCGLSPAPTGDYGFPADGKPCVAGALTAIVAGEEELRGSYNWDYLLSWCPQFQPLASVFTEIARLKDEARPCPPAPRIDPPPLITAVAHPGAKSVPPKPASTAVARAIFPPASHRSPISHEGSLSSAAMSPSFSPSLSPLAARSPVVSPFGVAQGPSASALSTESGLEPPDDTELRI from the exons atgcagaaggagctgagtgttGCACTCTCCTGCCCTGCCATGAAGAGCCTCAGGACTCTGTTACCATTGCTGGTGCTGTTGGGGGCTACAGTGCCAGGGAGCTGGGGCCAGGCTGGGAGCCTGGACCTACAGATAGATGAAGAGCAACCAGCAGGCACACTGATTGGAGACATCAGTGCGGGGCTTCCACCAGGCACAGCACCTCCTCCCATGTACTTCATCTCTGCCCAGGAGGGCAGTGGCGTAGGCACAGACCTCGCTATTGACGAGCACAGTGGGGTGGTCCGTACAGCTCGAGTCCTGGACCGCGAGCGGAGAGACCGTTACCGTTTCACTGCAGTCACTCCCGATGGGGCCACCGTGGAAGTTACAGTGAGAGTAGCTGATATCAATGACCATGCGCCAGCTTTCCCTCAGGCTCGGGCTGCCCTGCAGATACCTGAACATACAGCTCTTGGTACACGCTACCCACTGGAGCCTGCCCGTGATGCAGACGCCGGCCGCCTAGGAACCCaagggtatgcactctctggtgatggggctggagagacctTTCGACTGGAGACACGTCCTGGTCCCGGTGGAGCTCCAGTGCCTGAGCTGGTAATTGCTGGGGAACTGGACCGGGAGAACCGCTCACACTACATGTTGCAGCTCGAAGCCTATGATGGTGGCTCACCCCCCCGGAGAGCCCAGGCCCTGCTAGATGTGACACTTCTGGATATCAATGACCATGCCCCAGCTTTCAATCAAAGCCGATACCATGCTGTGGTATCTGAGAGTCTGGCCCCTGGAAGTCCTGTCTTGCAGGTGTTTGCAtctgatgctgatgctggtgcCAATGGGGCTGTGACTTATGAGATCAACAGGAGACAGAGTGAAGGTGATGGACCCTTCTCCATTGACGCACACACAGGGTTTCTGAGGCTGGAGCGGCCACTGGACTTTGAACAAAGGCGAGTTCATGAACTGGTGGTGCAGGCACGGGATGGTGGGGCTCACCCAGAGCTGGGTTCAGCTTTTGTGACGGTGCATGTGCGAGATGCCAATGACAATCAGCCGTCCATGACTGtcatcttcctgagtgctgatggCTCCCCCCGCGTGTCTGAGGCTGCCCCACCTGGACAGCTTGTTGCCCGAATCTCTGTGTCAGATCCAGATGATGGTGACTTCGCTCACGTCAATGTGTCCCTAGAGGGTGGAGAGGGCCACTTTGCCCTGAGCACCCAAGACAGTGTCATCTATCTGGTGTGTGTGGCTCGAAGGCTGGATCGGGAGGAGAGGGACGTCTATAACTTGCGAGTCACAGCCACGGACTCAGGCTCACCCCCCCTTCGGGCTGAAGCTGCCTTTGTGCTACATGTCACTGATGTCAATGACAATGCACCTGCTTTTGATCGCCAGCTCTATCGTCCTGAGCCTCTGCCTGAAGTTGCGTTGCCTGGTAGCTTCGTGGTACGGGTTACTGCCCGGGATCCTGACCAAGGCACCAATGGTCAGGTCACCTACAGTCTGGCTCCTGGCACTCACACTCACTGGTTCTCCATTGATCCCACCTCAGGCATCATCACCACAGCTGCCACATTAGACTATGAACTAGAGCCCCAACCACAGCTTATTGTGGTAGCCACAGATGGAGGCCTGCCCCCTTTAGTCTCCTCTGCCACAGTTAGTGTGGCCTTACAGGATGTGAATGACAATGAGCCCCAATTCCAGAGGACTTTCTACAATGCCTCACTGCCTGAAGGTACCCAGCCTGGAACCTGTTTCCTGCAG GTGACAGCCACAGATGCTGACAGTGGCCCATTCGGCCTCCTTTCCTATTCCTTGGGTGCTGGGCTTGGAGCTTCTGGATCTCCCCCATTCCGCATCGATGCCCACAGTGGTGATGTGTGTACCACCCGGACCCTGGACCGTGACCAGGGACCTTCAAGCTTTGACTTCACGGTGACGGCTATCGATGGG GGAGGCCTCAAGTCCATGGTGTACGTGAAGGTATTTGTGGCAGACGAGAATGACAACCCACCTCAGTTTTATCCACGGGAGTATGCTGCCAGTCTGAGTGCTCAGAGCACACCAGGCACAGCTGTGCTGAGGGTACATGCCCATGACCCTGACCAGGGACCCCATGGACGACTCTCCTACCACATCCTGGCTGGCAACAGTCCCCCACTCTTTGCATTGGATGCACACTCAG ggCTGTTGACAGTAGCCTGGCCCTTAGGCAGACGAGCTAGTTCTGTGGTGCAGCTGGAGATCGGGGCTCAGGATGGAGGTGGCCTGCAAGCAGAACCCACTGCCCGAGTCAACATCAGCATTGTTCCTGGAACCCCCACACCACCTATATTTGAGCAACTGCAGTATGTTTTTTCAGTGCCAGAGGATGTGGCACCAGGCACCAGTGTGGGCATAGTCCAGGCACACAACCCACCAG gTCGCTTGGGGCCTGTGACCCTCACCTTATCAGGTGGGGACCCCAGAGGGCTCTTCTCCTTAGATTCACCATCCGGGCTATTAAAAACACTTCGCCCTCTGGACCGGGAGCTTCTAGGACCTGTCCTAGAGCTAGAAGTTCAAGCAGGCAGTGGAATCCCCCCAGTTTTTGCTGTGGCTCGGATCCGTGTGCTGCTGGATGATGTGAACGATAACTCTCCTGCCTTCCCTACACCTGAAGACACTGTATTGTTGCCACAAAACACTGCTCCAGGGACTCCTGTCTATACGCTTCGAGCTCTAGACCCTGACTCAGGAGCTAACAGTAGAGTCACCTTTAGTCTACTTGCTGGGGGTGATGGATTGTTCACTGTGGACCCTACCACAGGCCATGTCCGCCTCATGGGACCTCTGGGGCCTCCAGGGGGACCAGCCCATGAGTTGGAGGTGGAGGCCCGGGATGGAGGCTCCCCACCACGCACCAGCCACTTTCGACTTCGTGTGGTGATACAGGATTTGGGAATCCATGGGCTGGCTCCACGATTTGACAGCCCTACCTACCGTGTGGACTTGCCCTCGGGCACTACCACTGGAACTCAGATCTTGCAAGTGCAGGCCCAGGCACCAGATGGGAGCCCTGTCACTTACCATCTTGCAGCAGATGGAGCCAGTAACCCCTTTGGCCTAGAGTCACAGAGTGGGTGGCTGTGGGTACGGACGGCACTAGACCGTGAGTCCCAGGAGTTGTACACTTTGAAGGTGATGGCTGTGTCCGGTTCCAAAGCTGAATTAGGGCAACAGACAGGCACAGCCACAGTGAGGGTCATTATCCTCAACCAAAATGAGCACAGTCCCCGCTTGTCTGAAGGGCCCACCTTTCTGGCTGTAGCAGAAAATCAACCCCCAGGAACCAGTGTAGGCCGAGTCTTTGCCACTGACAGAGACTCCGGTCCTAATGGGCGTCTGACCTACAGCCTTCAACAGCTTTCAGAAGACAGCAAGGCCTTCCGAATCCACCCCCAGACTG GAGAAGTGACTACACTCCAAACCCTGGACCGAGAGCAGCAGAGCAGCTTCCAGCTGCTGGTGCAAGTGCAGGATGGGGGTAGTCCGCCTCGCAGTGCCACAGGCACTGTGCATGTCGCAGTGCTCGACCTCAATGACAACAATCCTACCTTCCTGCAGGCTTCAGGGGCTGCTGGTGGGGGCCTCCCTGTACAG GTACCAGACCGAGTGCCTCCCGGAACACTGGTGACAACTCTGCAGGCCAAAGATCCAGACGAGGGGGAGAACGGGACCATCCTATACACCCTAACTG GTCCTGGCTCTGAGCTCTTCTCTCTGCATCCTCACACCGGGGAGCTGCACACAGCAGCATCCCTGGTTAGAGCTGAGCGGCCTCACTATGTACTAACTCTTAGCGCTCACGACCAGGGCAGCCCCCCTCGAAGTGCCAGCCTCCAACTGCTCGTGCAG GTGCTTCCCTCGACTCGTATGGTGGAGTCACCAGATCTCATAGAAGCTGACTCAGCGGCCGCAACAGTGCCTGTAGTACTGACAGTGACAGCAGCTGAGGGGCTTCGACCTGGATCCCTGTTGGGTTCGGTGGCCCCGCAGGAGCCAGCTAGTGTGGGCGTATTCACctatactctggttggtggcgCGGACCCCGAGGGCACCTTCGCGCTGGACTCAGCCTCAGGTCGCCTGTACTTGGCGCGTCCCTTGGACTTCGAGGCTGGGCCGGCCTGGCGCGCGCTCACAGTGCGCGCCGAGGGGCCGGGAGGCGCAGGCGCGCGGCTGTTGAGAGTGCAGGTGCGAGTACAGGACGAGAACGAGCACGCGCCCGCTTTTGCGCGCGACCCCCTGGCCCTGGCGCTACCTGAGAACCCCGACCCCGGTGCCACGCTGTACACTTTCCGTGCATCGGATGCGGATGGCCCAGGTCCCAACAGTGACGTGCGATACCGCTTGCTGAGGCAGGAGCCTCCGGTGCCCGCCCTGCGCTTGGACGCTCGCACCGGGGCGCTCAGCGCTCCTCGTGGTCTGGATCGGGAGACCACACCCGCGCTGTTACTGCTGGTGGAAGCCACCGACCGGCCAGCCAATGCCAGCCGCCGCAGGGCAGCACGCGTTTCGGCGCGCGTCTTTGTCACGGATGAAAATGACAACGCCCCGGTCTTCGCCTCCCCATCAAGGGTGCGCCTCCCAGAGGATCAGCCGCCCGGGCCCGCAGCGCTGCACGTGGTAGCTCGGGATCCAGACTTGGGGGAAGCTGCCCGTGTGTCCTATCGCCTTGCGGCTGGAGGGGACGGCCACTTCCGGCTACATGCGACCACTG GAGCGCTGTCCGTGGTGCGGCCTTTGGACCGTGAACAACGAGCAGAGCACGTACTGACAGTGGTGGCCTTGGATCATGGTTCCCCGCCACGTTCATCCACTCAGCTCCTGACCGTCAGTGTTGTTGATGTCAACGACGAGGCACCCGCTTTCCCTCAGCAGGAGTACAACGTCATCCTTCGTGAGAACAGTCCACCTGGCACTTCTCTGCTCACTCTGAAGGCAACTGACCCTGACCTTG GGGCCAATGGACAAGTGACTTATGGGGGTGTCTCTGGCGAGAGCTTCTCTCTGGACCCAAACACTGGAGTTCTCACGACTCTGAGGGCTCTGGAccgggaggagcaggaggagatcaATTTGACAG TATATGCCCGGGACAGGGGCTTGCCGCCGCTGTTAACACACGTCACAGTGCGAGTGACTGTGGAGGATGAAAATGACCATACCCCAACTTTTGGAAACACCCACCTCTCCCTGGAAGTGCCTGAAGGCCAGGACCCCCAAACCCTTACCACACTACGAGCCTCTGATCCAGATGGGGGACTCAATGGACAGCTACAGTACCGAATCCTTG ATGGGGACCCTTCAGGCGCCTTTGTATTAGATCTCACTTCTGGGGAGTTTGGCACCATGAGGCCACTAGACCGGGAGGTAGAGCCAGCATTCCAGCTGCAGATAGAGGCCAGAGATGGAGGCCAGCCAGCCCTCAGTGCCACCTTGCTTGTGACAGTGACAGTGCTGGATGCCAATGACCATGCGCCAGCCTTTCCTGTGCCTTCTTACTCTGTGGAGGTACCTGAGGATGCACCTGTAGGGACCCTACTGCTGCAACTACAGGCTCATGACCCGGATGATGGGGACAATGGCCGTGTGATGTACTACCTGGGTGCAGGTACAGCTGGGGCCTTCCTGCTGGAGCCTACCTCTGGGGAACTGAGCACAGCTACAGCCTTGGACAGAGAACACTGTGCCAGCTACACCTTTTCTGTGACCGCAGTGGATGGTGCAGCTGCTGGGCCTCTGAGCACTACAGTACCAATCACCATCACAGTGCGTGATGTCAATGATCATGCACCGGCTTTCCCCACCAGTCCTCTGCGCCTTCGCCTACCCCGCCCAGGCCCTAGCCTCAACAAACCAACTCTGGCTCTGGCCACGCTTCGAGCTGAAGATCGAGATGCTGGTGCCAATGCCTCCATTCTATACCGGCTGGCAGGCACACCACCACCTGGTACCACTGTGGACTCTTACACTGGTGAAATCCGTGTGGCTCGATCCCCTGCAGCTCTTGGACCCCGGGATCGAGTCCTCTTCATTGTGGCTACCGACCTTGGCCGCCCAGCTCGCTCTGCCACTGGTGTGGTCATTGTTGGAATACAGGGAGAGCCTGAGCGTGGACCCCGCTTTCCCAGGGCTAGTAATGAGGCTGTGCTCCGTGAAAATGCACCACCAG GGACTCCAGTTATCTCCCCAAAGGCTGTCCATTCAGGAGGCTCAAATGGACCAATTACGTATAGCATTCTCAGTGGGAATGAGAGAGGGATATTCTCCATCCAACCTAGCACAG GAGCCATCACAGTGCGCTCAGCAGAGGGACTCGACTTTGAGACAAGCCCACGGCTACGGCTGGTGCTACAGGCAGAGAGTGGAGGAGCCTTTGCTTTCTCCGTGCTGACCCTGACCCTTCAAGATGCCAATGACAACGCTCCCCGTTTCCTGCGGCCTCACTACGTGGCTTTCCTGCCAGAGTCCCGACCCTTGGAGGGACCCCTGCTGCAG GTGGAAGCAGATGACCTGGATCAAGGCTCTGGAGGACAGATCTCCTACAGTCTGGCTGCATCCCAGCCAGCACGGGGCTTGTTCCATGTAGACCCAGCCACAGGCACTATCACAACCACAGCCATCCTGGACCGGGAAATCTGGGCTGAAACACG GCTGGTACTGATGGCCACAGACAGAGGAAGCCCAGCACTGGTGGGCTCAGCTACCCTGACAGTGATGGTCATCGATACCAATGACAATCGCCCCACCATCCCCCAGCCCTGGGAGCTCCGAGTGTCAGAAG ATGCACTGTTGGGCTCAGAGATCGCACAGGTGACTGGAAATGATGTGGACTCTGGACCAGTGCTATGGTATGTGCTGAGCCCATCTGGACCTCAGGATCCCTTCAGTATTGGCCGGTATGGAGGACGTGTCTCCCTCACGGGACCCCTGGACTTTGAGCAGTGTGACCACTACCACCTACAGCTGCTGGCACATGATGGGCCCCACGAGGGCCATGCCAACCTCACAGTGCTCGTGGAAGATGTCAATGACAATGTACCTACCTTCTCACAAAGCCTCTACCAG GTAATGATGCTGGAGCACACCCCTCCGGGGAGtgccattctctctgtctctgccaccgACAGAGACTCCGGTGCTAATGGTCACATATCCTACCATCTGGCTTCTCCTGCTGAGGGCTTCCGTGTCGACCCCAACAATG GAACTCTGTTCACAACAGTAGGGGCAATGGCCTTGGGTCATGAGGGACCGGGAGTGGTGGATGTGGTGCTGGAAGCCCGAGACCATGGGGCTCCAGGCCGGACAGCACAGGCCACGGTGCATGTGCAACTGAAGGACCAGAACGACCATGCCCCAAGCTTCACATTGCCACACTACCGTGTCGCTGTGTCTGAAGATTTGCCCCCTGGTTCCACCCTGCTCACCCTGGAGGCCACAGATGCTGATGGAAGCCGCACCCATGCTACTGTGGACTACAGCATCATCAGTGGCAATCGGGGCCGAGTTTTCCAGCTGGAACCCCGTCTGGCTGAGGTCGGGGACAGCGTTGGACCAGGTCCCCAGGCTTTGGGTTGCCTAGTGTTGCTTGAGCCTCTAGACTTTGAAAGCCTGACACAGTACAATTTAACTGTGGCTGCAGCTGATCGGGGACAGCCACCCCGCAGTTCAGCCGTGCCAGTGACTGTCACTGTACTGGATGTCAATGACAATCCACCTGTCTTTACCCGAGCATCCTACCGTGTGACGGTACCTGAGGACATGCCTGTTGGAGCTGAGCTAATGCATGTGGAGGCCTCTGATGCTGACCCCGGACCTTATGGCCTTGTGCGTTTCACCCTTAGCTCAGGCGACCCTTTGGGCCTCTTTGAGCTGGATGAGAACTCTGGTGCTCTGAGGCTGGCCCGCCCTCTGGACTGTGAAACCCAGGCTCAACATCAGCTTGTGGTGCAGGCAGCTGACCCTGCTGGAACACACTTTGCTTTGGTACCAGTGACAGTTGAGGTCCAGGATGTGAATGACCATGGCCCAACCTTCCCATTGAGTCTGCTCAGTACTAGCCTTGCTGAGAATCAGCCTCCAGGCACTCTTGTGACCACACTACATGCAATTGATGGGGATGCTGGGACTTTTGGTAGACTCCGATATAGCCTGTTGGAGGTAGTGTCAGGGCCCGAGGGTCGTGAGGCATTTTCACTGAACAGCTCAACAGGGGAATTGCGGGCACGGGTGCCTTTTGACTACGAGCACACAGGAAGCTTCCGTCTACTCGTGGGTGCTGCTGATGCTGGGAATCTCTCAGCGTCTGTCACTGTGTCAGTGCTGATTACTGGAGAAGATGAATATGACCCTGTATTCATGGCTCCGTCTTTCCATTTCCAAGTGCCAGAAGGTGCCCAGCGTGGCCACAGCCTGGGCCATGTGCAGGCCACAGATGAGGATGGAGGTGCCGATGGTCTGGTGCTCTACTCGCTCACTACCTCTTCCCCCTATTTTGGTATCAACCAGACAACAGGTGCTTTGTACTTGCGAGTGGACAGTcgggcaccaggaagtggaacgACCACCTCTGGGGGTGGGGGCCGGACCCGACGTGAAGCACCTCGGGAGTTAAGGCTGGAGGTAGTAGCAAGAGGGCCTCTACCTGGATCCCGGAGTGCCACAGTGCCCGTGACTGTGGATATCACCCACACTGCTCTAGGCCTGGCGCCTGACCTCAACTTGCTATTGGTTGGGGCTGTGGCAGCCTCTTTGGGAGTTGTGGTGGTGCTTGCCCTGGCCGCTCTGGTCCTGGGCCTTGTTCGGGCACGAAGCCGAAAGGCTGAGGCAGCCCCTGGCCCTATGTCACAGACAGCACCCATAGCCAGTAGCTCTTTACAGAAACTGGGTCGGGAACCTCCCAGTCCTCCACCCTCTGAGCATCTGTACCATCAGACTCTCCCCAGCTATGGTGGGCCAGGAGCCGGAGGTCCCTACCCTCGTGGTGGCTCCCTGGACCCATCACATTCAAGTGGCAGGGGCTCAGCGGAGGCTGCAGAGGATGATGAGATCCGCATGATCAACGAGTTTCCCCGTGTGGCCAGTGTGGCCTCCTCCCTGGCTGCCCGAGGCCCTGACTCCGGCATCCAGCAGGATGCAGATGGATTGAGTGACACGTCTTGTGAGCCTCCTGCCCCTGACACCTGGTACAAGGGTAGAAAGGCAGGGTTGCTGCTGCCAGGTGCAGGAGCCACTCTGTACCGAGAGGAGGGGCCTCCGGCCACTGCGACAGCCTTCCTGGGGGGCTGTGGCCTGAGCCCTGCACCCACTGGGGACTATGGCTTCCCAGCAGATGGGAAGCCATGTGTAGCTGGAGCACTGACAGCCATCGTGGCTGGTGAGGAGGAGCTCCGTGGCAGCTATAACTGGGACTACCTGTTGAGCTGGTGCCCTCAGTTCCAGCCTCTGGCCAGTGTCTTCACAGAGATTGCTCGGCTCAAGGATGAAGCTCGTCCGTGTCCTCCTGCTCCCCGTATTGACCCACCACCCCTCATCACTGCTGTGGCACACCCAGGAGCCAAGTCTGTTCCCCCAAAGCCTGCAAGCACAGCTGTAGCCCGGGCCATCTTCCCACCAGCCTCGCACCGATCCCCTATCAGCCACGAAGGCTCCCTCTCCTCAGCTGCCATGTCCCCCAGCTTCTCACCCTCACTGTCTCCTTTGGCTGCTCGCTCTCCCGTTGTCTCACCATTCGGGGTAGCCCAGGGCCCCTCAGCTTCAGCACTCAGCACAGAGTCTGGCCTGGAGCCTCCGGATGACACAGAGCTGCGCATCTAA